From Anopheles funestus chromosome 3RL, idAnoFuneDA-416_04, whole genome shotgun sequence, a single genomic window includes:
- the LOC125768610 gene encoding flexible cuticle protein 12-like: MPTSVPTSTSHCQFVRSFSLVPKGFILTRYVKMCSKVLILATVMVCSVVLAAPQKRLGGPVLGTAESQAVILAQEHNHDPSGAYNYRYETSNGIAAQQTSYDGANAAGEYSYTGPDGVLYRVAYNADTYGFQPQGAHLPVEPPVPDHVLKSLEEIRANPPRDQEFNLAALDAQIARLRATLG; the protein is encoded by the exons ATGCCGACAAGTGTACCAACCAGCACCAGTCATTGtcagttcgttcgttcgttcagtTTGGTACCGAAAGGTTTTATTCTTACGCGTTACGTGAAGATGTGCAGCAAGGTG CTTATCCTCGCCACCGTTATGGTGTGCAGCGTCGTGTTGGCTGCTCCCCAGAAGCGTCTAGGTGGACCCGTACTCGGCACGGCTGAGTCGCAAGCTGTCATCTTGGCGCAGGAACATAACCACGACCCGAGCGGTGCGTACAACTATCGTTACGAGACGAGCAACGGTATTGCGGCACAGCAGACAAGCTACGACGGTGCTAATGCGGCCGGTGAGTACTCGTACACCGGACCGGACGGTGTGCTGTACCGCGTGGCATACAATGCCGATACGTACGGGTTCCAGCCGCAAGGAGCCCATCTGCCGGTGGAACCACCGGTACCGGACCATGTGCTGAAATCGCTCGAGGAGATCCGTGCGAATCCACCGCGTGATCAGGAATTTAATCTTGCTGCGCTGGATGCGCAGATTGCACGACTACGGGCAACCCTGGGCTAG
- the LOC125768601 gene encoding fibrinogen C domain-containing protein 1-like, protein MTSSRAVITVLVFLGIAIQGYEASFKIGHPYRTISSVAESTINSAQMGLQLMDLKLHIDQSIEYLWDKFHTLLEELREAQDVSCGKGIQKDISILKEKLIELPNIHDNLDPECSNEDIDRLRTEVLDELKAVREGQMHVSERLGNVSSSREIKVARLEHQLREIALNTQVYMQNPDGKTNGSFFVKTTRAANHAYGDDWIIFQQRYDGTVDFYRNWTEYRAGFGDIGGEFWLGLDKLYRILSSGPRYELLIELEDFQGVTAYEHYDDFLIGDEGENYVLKTLGKDTGTAGNSLAIHKGMNFSTYDHKTNDCPTFYHGAWWFLQCYDAHLNAKYLIGKQSTRGGIIWHTFRGSFESLQATKMMVRPLRLIDRVEPIEP, encoded by the exons ATGACATCGTCACGAGCAGTTATTACGGTTCTAGTGTTCTTAGGCATAGCGATTCAAGGTTATGAAGCGAGCTTCAAAATTGGACACCCGTACCGGACGATTTCATCAGTCGCCGAGTCTACCATCAATTCTGCCCAGATGGGCTTACAGCTGATGGATTTGAAACTTCACATCGATCAGAGCATTGAATATCTGTGGGATAAATTCCATACACTGCTCGAAGAACTACGTGAAGCGCAAGATGTTTCATGTGGAAAAGGAATTCAAAAGGACATCAGTATACTGAAAGAGAAACTAATAGAATTGCCCAACATTCACGACAATTTAGACCCGGAATGTTCCAACGAAGATATTGACCGATTACGTACCGAAGTTCTCGACGAGCTTAAAGCAGTCCGCGAGGGACAGATGCATGTGTCCGAACGGCTGGGAAATGTTTCATCGTCACGTGAAATTAAAGTGGCACGTCTTGAACATCAGCTCCGAGAAATCGCACTAAACACTCAGGTGTATATGCAAAATCCGGACGGTAAGACGAATGGGTCGTTCTTCGTCAAAACGACTCGTGCCGCAAATCACGCCTACGGTGACGATTGGATCATCTTCCAGCAGCGGTACGACGGTACGGTTGACTTCTACCGTAACTGGACGGAATATCGGGCCGGTTTCGGTGACATCGGGGGCGAGTTTTGGCTCGGTCTGGACAAACTGTATCGCATACTGAGCTCGGGCCCACGGTACGAGTTATTGATCGAGCTGGAAGATTTCCAGGGTGTAACGGCATACGAGCATTATGATGATTTTCTCATCGGTGATGAAGGTGAAAACTATgtgcttaaaacgcttggaaAGGATACCGGTACGGCCGGTAATTCGCTTGCAATACACAAGGGCATGAACTTTAGCACGTACGACCACAAAACGAACGATTGTCCTACGTTTTATCATGGCGCCTGGTGGTTCTTGCAGTGTTACGATGC CCATCTTAACGCAAAGTATTTAATTGGAAAGCAAAGTACAAGAGGTGGAATCATATGGCACACGTTTCGTGGTTCGTTTGAGTCATTGCAAGCGACCAAAATGATGGTACGTCCACTGCGTTTAATTGATCGTGTAGAACCCATCGAACCTTAG